From Styela clava chromosome 6, kaStyClav1.hap1.2, whole genome shotgun sequence, one genomic window encodes:
- the LOC120331962 gene encoding uncharacterized protein LOC120331962 codes for MENQNRELDYNNCPIENTKSENKAFKATRIWNVIVNSFETQMHCGRRRKNLRIHEDCFTGSSAVTTMHSILKEMKNYENVSRCQAKKLLQKIMNQRIIEDVNGKWSAEEFKDSGKLYRFCRCDFQNELNSKKDLSLNRRGSIQSLIKTKPLSRSKSTMSHSPARVKKYSITSYNADNTSDGESSNVIKVARFLFSLKSKQSNTH; via the exons ATGGAGAATCAAAATAGAGAATTAGATTACAACAACTGTCCCATCGAAAAcacaaaatcagaaaacaaaGCTTTCAAAGCAACAAGGATATGGAACGTAATTGTGAATTCGTTCGAAACACAAATGCATTGCGGTCGAAGAAGAAAGAATCTTAGAATTCATGAAGATTGTTTCACCGGTTCATCTGCTGTCACCACAATGCATTCTATTTTAAAGGAAATGAAAAACTATGAGAACGTGTCAAGATGTCAG GCCAAAAAACTGCTACAAAAAATTATGAATCAACGTATTATAGAAGATGTGAATGGCAAATGGTCGGCGGAAGAATTCAAAGACTCGGGAAAATTATATAG ATTTTGTAGATGTGATTTTCAAAACGAATTGAATAGTAAGAAAGACTTGTCGCTGAATCGAAGAGGTTCAATTCAATCACTAATAAAAACGAAG cCTCTTTCACGATCAAAATCAACTATGTCTCATTCTCCGGCAAGGGTAAAAAAATACTCAATCACTTCCTACAACGCGGATAACACATCGGATGGGGAATCTTCTAACGTCATAAAAGTAGCTAGATTTCTATTTTCGCTAAAGTCTAAGCAATCAAATACGCATTAA